Sequence from the Hirundo rustica isolate bHirRus1 chromosome 9, bHirRus1.pri.v3, whole genome shotgun sequence genome:
CTGACAACTACTGAGTTGGATTAACCAGCATATTACATTTAATATACCCTTTATACATGTGCTTTTTTTAACATACATTGCCTGTTTTACTAGTATGAAGATTAAATACAGCTCATTGCTTCCCAGAGGTATCAGAAGAATTTATAGTTAATTAAACCTAATTATGTCAGTACACGCAAGACTGCTGTGAGCCTCACATTGCTGTCCagttatcaggaaaaaaaaaatcttgaaaaattgTGATTCTCTAAAATACACAGCTGCTCTCACGTAGGCATAGGAAAAAGGTTACTTTTAATCGTTATGTGATTATAATGGTTAGGCTtctgaaaaggaggaaatgtGGGTAATAACACTGCTGACCTGTCTCACTGAAAATCTTACCAGCTGTTACTTATTTCAGGTTTCTGCAACCTTTGCAGCAAGTTTAGTCACCAGCCCTGCCATCGGTGCCTACCTTGGCCGAGCGTACGGCGACAGCCTGGTGGTGGTGCTGGCTACAGCCATAGCCTTGCTGGACATTTGTTTTATCCTCGTTGCTGTACCGGAGTCACTGCCAGAGAAGATGAGGCCAGCGTCCTGGGGAGCCCCCATTTCATGGGAACAGGCTGACCCCTTCGCAGTAAGCTCCTTAACTGGGGAATATTCTGTTATTTGCAGATACTGAGCCTTGGGTACAGGGAAGAGATTGAATTTACAATAGTTCAGGCTTGTAAAACAAAGCCTGCGTTTCTTCAAGCTTGACCTTGCTTCACTGGCGATATTTTTGCCAACAATCTTGCTGAACATACAGAGAGTGCTTTGGTGGTGCCACAACTTCATTAATTGTCAGGCTTTTCAGAGCCCAGCTAGGGATGCTTTTTGGAAACGGAGGTGGAATGtttttgtaattcttttttcttgccATAGTCCCTGAAGAAAGTCGGCCAGGACTCCATTGTGCTGCTAATCTGCATAACAGTCTTTCTTTCCTACCTCCCAGAGGCAGGCCAATATTCCAGCTTCTTCCTATACCTCAGACAGGTAATATAACAATTTGGTATGAATTTGAACAAAAGTAAATTTTCAGGATTTAAGAAAGTTTTCAGTATTACTGAACTAATATGAGAAATACAGATAACTCATGTAATTTAGAAGCTCCCAGCAATTTACGTAAGTCCTCttgttctgattttatttgctttattcttGAACTAGGAGGTTCAATATGTTAATCTGGTGTTATTTTTTGAGGGAACagtttaattgctttttatttatacccctttattttcatttacttgtTTGATGTAATGGAAAAAAGATGAGGTGAATACTGGTCTGCATTGTGTTCCCTCTGTGGGGTTTGTGACACCATGACACATGGTTTATGGTTAATAATCaaattgccctttttttttaatatagataaTGGGATTTTCATCTGAAAGTGTTGCAGCATTTATAGCAGTCCTTGGGATTCTTTCCATTATTGCACAGGTGAGTTCTGCTCTGTGTGGCATTGATGTGAGAAGCATATGACTTGCTGAATGACTGTGCTTTTTGTGGTAGATGTAAATACTGCTTTTGAAGAACACTGCTTTGAAATAGTTTTTCTGCACGTATTTGACATTGAGAATAGAATgttttcaggtggttttttttttttaattcattaacTCATCAGCTTACCTGTGTTTAACATTtagaataaaatgttatttttctgacattttacTTTTGCCCTCTCTGTTAGACAGTAGTGTTGAGTTTACTGATGAGGTCCATTGGGAATAAGAACACCATCCTGCTGGGCCTGGGGTTCCAGATCCTGCAGCTGGCGTGGTACGGCTTTGGCTCAGAGCCATGGTACGCACCTTTCACTTTGTTCTGCCTGGCGCGGGGCCGCTCTGCGtttcctcccttctcccaaGGGAGCGAGTGCGGGACAGCCCGTGCAGCGTCCCTGCGCTCGCAGGGCGGAGccgcagccccagagcagccacTGCACCGTGTGTTTTGCAGGATGATGTGGGCAGCTGGCGCTGTGGCAGCCATGTCCAGCATCACTTTCCCAGCTGTCAGCGCCCTGGTCTCACGAACTGCTGACGCCGACCAGCAGGGTAGGTTTGCTCTTGCTTCTTTGGATTCTGCTTGAGGAACTCTGTGCAGACAGACATGTGCTCATCAGCCAGGCTGAGTCTTGGAAGGGCAGCCCAAATACCTGAGCTTAAGGCACCACGTTAAACCCAGGGTGCTTGGACGTTGCACTGTGTGTGTACCATGTACTTCTGTGCGGAGAGAAAATGAGGCCCTTCAGCAGCAGAACATTCAGCAAACTCAGTGCACTGTTTCTCAGTGTTGTGTGCCGtgctctctcctgtgtgagACGGTGACAGCAGGGATAGTGTCCACATCCTCTGAACTAGCTCAGTGTGGCAGGCACTGCCCTCTGCTAGAGGCAGATGGAAAACCCACTCGAATATCTGATAATGACAGGCTCTATGTACCCCTTGTTTACTGTAATCCATAGTGCAACAACATTTAGAGCTTTCCTGCTTGCATCAGTTTAAAGTCAATAAAGCCGTTAGAAATAGTTAATTATATATGTGTAACTATAGATAGATAAGCACAAGTATTTTACTTTTCCCAGGTGTTGTTCAAGGGATGATCACAGGAATTCGAGGACTGTGTAATGGTTTGGGACCAGCGCTTTATGGTTTTATATTCTATATATTTCACGTTGAATTGAATGAACTGCCCATGCCCGAGTCATCGCCAGGAGGTAGCGTGGCTGCACAATACCATTTACAACAGGTACCTTTCTTTTGGACTTCCTGCTTCCAAAAGAACTTAGGAAGGGCTCCTGTGCTCATCAGTTCTCCAGTTTGATGCTGTGGTACATTTTTTACACTGACTGCAAATGGAGGGTGTAGAAAGAGGTTTCTAAGTCCCTCTAGGGGAGGGTTGTTTAACTGATCCGTTTAATGGCATGCACTGGTTtagtttaattttcaaatagcTACAGCTGACAGTCATAGACAACTGTCACCCCTGTGAGGAGAATACCTTTAGGGAAGGATGGACTGATAGCAGTAgtgaatgtttttgttttgttgtccttttaccaagttttttttaaattaagtttttgaGAAAACTCAGCAGAAGGAACTTACACTAGAAAACGAAGATGGCAATCATTAATAAGAATCGTGGTCACTTGTCCTAAACCTTAGGATGTAATGTTCTTTCACATTCCTTCTCAAAGCCTGCACTGTGTTCACTGGTGTGTCAGGCAGCAGCTCTTAGGAGTGGGTAATTCACAATTGTAGGCTGTTAATGCGTGTCAAAAGGCTCGTTAacactttgttgttgttttcagaaTTCCATAATTCCTGGACCCCCATTCTTATTTGGAGCGTGCTCTGTGCTGTTGGCACTACTTGTTGCCTTGTTTATTCCTGAACACACAAACCTAAACCTAAGATCCAGCAACTGGAAGAAACACTGTGGCAGCCACGGCCATCCCCACAGCCCACAAGCTCCTGGTGAAGCTAAAGAACCATTACTGCAAGATACAAATGTATgacaaaaatcctggaagacCGTTTGGACTCTTCTTTCATCAGCAGTTTGGGATACACATTCCAACTCCatcaaaatgtaatttcttaaGGTAATCTTAAGAAGTATTTTTCTGCATGAAATCTATAGGAATTGAAACGGGAACTTTCTCCAAAGACGTTGCCATTGAAGTAAAAACTTACTTGCTTTTATAAACAAACTGTTACATACTTGTCTCTTGCGATGAAATACTGTTACTGCTAAACTGTACATTCTAGTTGAGAGACAAACAATAGAGTCAAGGCATGAGCATGTGTCCTTCTGTTTCCTTACGGTGGTGAGCTTTAATTCTAGTCATGCTACGTCTCAATGAGACAGACTGGCATCCATGTGGACCCATTCGTTTTAATGTTGTAAAATCTTGGGTCAGATGATTCAAAGCCTTAATGTAAATGTACTTAAAGTAGGGAGGTGAATTGGtatcatttcttttaaaagtcacatggcaggtttttttttaagtttatacTAATACAAAAATCACAAGAGCACGCTTGCTGAACagtaaaagttatttttatgtaaGTGCATTTACTCTTTCTATTTTTGAAGAAACGGTCATTATCAAACACTTGTTGAAATACAAAGTGGGTGTTTGGGGCCTATGGATTTTAATAGCGGCTCGAaacctctgctttcctctgtaCCGTTTATTAAACCACTCGATTTCTGATGTTTGCGTAATCATAAAGGACCTCAAAACTTGAATACACAGACTGAACTCTATAAGCTGATAGCCTTGAATCTGTCCATGTACTATATAGTGGCCTTTGAGGACTGTCACAAGAACCCTTTTGCATTACAGAGCTTAAAGTTTTAGTCCTAAATTTTCAGGACCCTTAGTACAGAAGAGAGCTTTATACAATTACTGATGTGAATTTCTCTAAAAGTGTATATTTTTGTGTCCGGTTGTATTATTTAAGTGTTCCTTTGTATAAATTTGTGTATAAAGTATTGTATaggtttaaaatgttttcatcttGTGGTTATTGCTTAATGCTTTTTTACCTTTGAACATTCACCACGGTTGAccaagagcaggaaaagaaatgtaaatatacTGTTAATAAAGTTGagtattttaatgaatttttaaataattgtgaCTGTCTCTTTAAGCCTTTAGTGAAGTTCGGTAGTTGCCTGTGTGTCGTACTTCAGCAggtgcagaggcagctggagcagtgaTTGGCTGAAGCGGCCCGGCTGTCCAGCAGCACcggctgcctgcagctgcccctttcctggggctccGGTGGAACAGAGCCACGGATCCGGGCTCCAAGGACGAGGCAGTGCACACAGCCAGCCTGGCCAGCGCCGCACAGGCCCACAGCACACGTGCTTTGTTGTTATTCAAGTGGCCTGGGTGATGCTGCCACActgctgtgacagcagctctgggaaacTGCAGCAAAAGGTAAAGGAAGTAGAGCTGTTCTGGTGCTTACCTCAGCTGGGAATTTCAGTACAGTGGAGATGGTGGCTAGGACTCCTGAAACATTAACTAATCAGAGTTTTTGATAAAAACCAtttaatatttccattaaaatgtaCACATAACAAACCCAGACACTATACATTAACATGGTGCTAATTAATAAACAAATGTACACATTTCACACAGCAGAACAAACCACTGAACTGTACAAGCCTCTGGGTGCACTTGAGTAACCAAGGTAAAAGGAATGAAGTATCTTTACCGAAAGTAAGGAGCAGGCATGGTAAGGGTACTGTGCCTGGCAGGACACACCAAGTAACGATGGCACAGAAGGGGTTGTGACACGATCCTAGCATTTGAACCCAGACACTAGAACAAGCTACATAGATGTAAGAGCATCTAAAATTTCTGCAGTCTTACAGTTGTAAAGTacaatttataaaaataaagtaacttCTACGTGTTATTAACAGTTAACTATTCAGCTACTTCACCTTTCAATGTTTATGCATGGTGGCCTGTGGAATGTAATACTGAGAGAAAAGTTAGGGGAACCAAGactgagaatttttatttttattttatacctTCAGTGACATAATTTACCCTTTTTATTATGAGATTATTTGTAAGTCTATATGCAATTCAAATAAACTGGTTCAAAATTAAGCAagtttttaaaactaaactgTGAGGACAGCTtagtgaggcagctgtgccccccCCATGAGCTTGACCAGTACTAAAATGGACAGCACAGTGCAGTTCTCCTGTGCTTTCCCTTTGCCTCATCCTTTCTCTGAAAGGAGTCAAGAAATAGAAATTCAGGTAATTGTTCTCACTCAGGGAATGTACATTTCACCTGTTATAAAAAAGCCAGAGTACTTTGGTGAGTTTTTAGGAAGATTTACAGGTAACAATAGACTTAATAAAATTCTGCACAGCCCTGGTGAGGTCAGTGTTCCCACTCCAGCTCCTTAAGGCTTTATCTTCTCCTTAGGCTCAAGCACCCTGAAACATCATCCAAGTCAGGCAAGATCCCCTCCTCAAAGAAAACCGGCTCATAAAATTACATCAGTTCACACTGATGCTTTAGTAACGCACTATTACAGGACGTTCAAAAATTCCCCCAGTGGTTAAAAGAGGACTCTTACTGTCAGAACCCTGTCTATGATCCAGGAAAATAGGCTGAGGCCAGTGTTCCAGCAGCTTTTGGGGACGGCTGGGCTTTGGCTGGCAAGTACGGTCTCAGGTACTCTGCAGAACAGCACAGGACACAGCACTGAACTCGGCTGTCACTGCCCTCCCAGGACAGTTCAGTTAAGGCCTTGCTCTGTGTGGTACCTACCTGAGTTAAGTGTGTTCTGACTAAGCCCTCGTAAAGGAATGCTGTCAtcttttttcttgaaatacttTGATTCCAGCCCCAGCTGATCACCACTAGGAAGAGAAAGGCAAATTACAATTGAAAGCAAATGCAGTTTGTCATCAGTGCATTAGAATGAGGGCAGCTACAGGTTTGCTCCAGAAAGCCTTGACTAGGAATGCAACTACTGCATTTCCATGACCTTTACCATGTAAAGTTAAACCATCCCTCAGAAGGTTAAGAACAGCCTAGAACTAATTTTTTCAGTGATGCAGCACCTGATGGCATAGAGCTGTCAGCAGGAGCAACACTGAACTGTTGTTCCTTAGGGCCCATTCCTGCAAGCATGGCTCTTCCTTTCAGTTTCAACAAACCAACCCAGAAGTGATTAGCACAGTAATGAAGAAAGGCAGAGCACAGAACCAGGCTAATACCAGAACTGTTAGTCAGTTCCAAACACACCAAGATGACCAAGGGCTTTATAAATGAAATAACGAAAATATTAAATTGCAGTAGCTGACACTCACTTCTCCTTGTTTGCTGCGTGGCCAGCTGCAGGCACGGTGTGAGCATCGGAACATTGACTCAGCTTCGAAAGCTGCGAGTTCAGCTGAACCTGCAGAGACAAAGAGCTGCAGGTTCAGAGTTACTCCGGCTCTGAGAGTCCCCTCCCGCGAGCGTGTTCAGAGTCAAATTCCCAGGGATTCCAGTTTCCACACATCACTGGCCCTGCTGTGCACAAAGCCTGCGAGAACAAGCGGCCCAAAGACAAGCATTTGCTATGAAGAACAGTTATAATGCTCAAGGCAGGGAGCCCAGGAGTAAATATAGTGAATATTTATGCACTCTGAGAAATAGTCAAAACATTGTGCTTTAATACACTGTCACATTCTTAATCAAATATACTGTCAcattcttaaacaaacaaaaaagttgaAGTGCTTGCCTTTGGTACTGGACATTGGGAATTTCCATTTTTGCTGTGTGTCGGTTCCAGAAAGTTCTGGAAGGCATAGAGAGGAGAAATGGGATGACTGATTCCTGAGCTGTGAAAGGATGGTCGGTCAGGCTgtaaaagaaatagaaacacATCTATAAATGAGAAACACAATATTTCAAGTAACTGTAAAGattaaaaattccaaaattaacAACTAACTGCCATTACAAAGCCAACACTTACGAGTCTTCCTGATGTGAAGAAAACATCACTTTTCCAAGATTCACACATTTAAGGAAAACATAACTTTAAGAAACTCAGATGAAGTGAGCACTCTCAGCCAATAAGCTACACACTCTGTCATTGGTTAATTAATGTATCCAGCTACAAATCCAGAGACCTCCGTGTATGAACACGCCCTTCCACTGTGAACCGGCAGCTCATCAATTCCTGTTGTTGCTGTGATAGCAGCGATCTGTGCAGCATAGCGTGAGAAGCAGCAAATTACAGAGTTCAACAGTGATTGCAGGCAGCGTTCCTTAGCCCCTGACTTTCCTGTTGCTAAAAATCCCTAGTTAGAGTATTCAAACAGTGCACTTTGGGGTTTAACCCTTACAAAGAGGATTAGTAAGTTAACATCTCAACacaaaaatgtccttttttttgcctttactCAGCACTTCATCTTTTCCAAGCTAATTCTGTACTGCTTTGTGTATTTTATGTAAGCAAGAGTTTAGAAGATCTCACCTACAAGGCCCAGGACATCAGGAAGCACCAAACAGGGTTTTATgttattgaaaaataaacaaacaatgCCAAACCACATCCACCAAAACTGTTAAGGCCAGGAGAAGATGAAAGTGCCTTGGTTTAGATTTTCCTATTTTAAGGCCCTGCATTTAGCAGGTGTTGCCCACCTCACCAGTCTGTTATTAACAGCTCTACCTTACCATGCCCAGAGGTGAAGCAGCAGCCCTCCCAGCAGCATGGGCACTGGCAGGAGTGTCCAGCTTCTTTGCCATCTGAACTTCACTCAGCTGTCTGTTCAGCCACGTGATaactgcagagaggaagaaaaagctcaAGCTGTTTGAAATGGCCAGTAGCCCTTCCTCACAAAAAGGCAGCTCACTGGGTATTTGTCCTCCCTAGTGCTGTGCAAAGCCATGGGGTGAAgcttcctgcccagctccaggccTCTGAGCGCCCACCCCACAGCACCAAGGGAAGGCTTCCCCCCTGCAGCTCTTGGCTGTTGCATGCCCACGACAGCCAGAGGCTCATTTTCCATATATGACAATAATGGCAGCTCttcacaaaacccccaaaagctGCTTCTAGCAATTCCAGTAGTGGTGAGATCACTGGGTCATTTTTACAGAGGGAGAAATCAAACTGTACAAACCTACCATTTTCATTGGTTTTCAGGAGCTGCTTACTTTCTTCAAGTTTCTGTATTGTACTTTCTAGCTGTTCTTGTAGCTTGCAAACCTGTAATTCCCATAATAATTGTAAAACCGTCAGCAGTGTTCTACTACTGGCATTATACTAACTACAAACAACGAAAAAATTTATGAAGTCACTCTAAAACTAAAAGTTTGAGCTTAGTTTGACTCAAAAGCAACATGGTAATTCTTTTAAAGGAAGCCCCACTTTCAGCTAGGATTTTGACAAGGTGACAGCCAGAATCCCTTCTGACCTTTATTCTTCTATGATAAAATAGTGCAAGAACTCTAAACAGGGGAATGTCCTGTTAAATGGAATGGAAGAAAAAGCTTCACTCTATTCCTTATTCCCTTCACCAGCTTACACGTGAATGTGCCTTCTAAAGGTGCTGATTTATCCATTACAttgctttcttctcttaaaaCAATTTTGGTTGCCTTCCATATAAATGGATGGCTTTTACAAACCAGGTTAACATTACAAAACCTGAACATTGATGACACATTTAAATAAACATGTTAAATAAGCAAAAGAGTATATTCTATTGCATGGAAAGATTTAAGACCTTACTGTCGTAACTGAGttaaaccccacaaaacccaacatAATCCACACAACAGCACTTCCAGCACTCAAGGTGAGCCCATCAATACCTCCTGCTCTTTCATTTGAAGGGACTGTCCCATCTCCTGCGattccttctgctctttttgaagtttctcttctttttctgccaatagtttttcttgctgaattgttactgtatttttcaattttaatttgctCATTAGAGTTTTCAAATCTCCTTGTAACTTCTTGATAATTTCATTAGCCTATTAAAAAAGCCCAGACCatatattacaaaaataaacatctaAGAATAAGGGAGATGCTGCACAAGGGAAGTGCCATGTTCAAACAAACCTTAAGGAGTTCAGCTGACAGCGACTTAATTGTAGTCTCTAGTTTTTCAATAtgcctttgtttttcctctgtacTCTCTTCCAGTATCACCTTGAACAGAATGTTACAGAATATAAGGCTGTGATACATTGTTCATGATTTCAAGTAGAATGTTCACAATTCTTTGAGAACTATCCTTACAACGGACCGGTCAGTGCTTTCAGTCAAATTTTATAGGATCTGgattaatcctttttttttccctaccaaAAATACCATAAACTATTACTCCAGTATCACAACATTAAATCTGAACCCAGTATACTTTTGATGCCATAATTTAGAATCTTAACTACGTTTGAAAGCTGACCGTCTTTATTCATAAAAACTGGTCAGCAGCTACTCTATGGAAACCACAATTAGGAAGCTTAAAAAATTCATGAAGAAACCTTTTGCTCCTGCGTTGCATCTAAGACTTCTTTTGTTCTGGTGACGAGCTGATCTTTGTCTTTGATCTCTTGTTCCAAGACAGCAACTCGTGTCTGCAGCTGATTTATgagtttctctttttcatgACATTCGGCATCCAGAGTTGTGTTCTCCCGGCGCAGCGACAGCacctcctgctttgctctttgaCATTCCTAAATGTTGGGAAAGAATTGAATCTTATTCTTCAAGAAAACCCGTAACAGTAATTTAAACAGACATATTGAAATAGTAAGCATAATATGGAATGAAGAGGAAGTAATAAATGCAGTTAATATGCTGTGTTCGTGCCCAGGCAGGCACCGTTAACGCTCTAAGAGCAGTAAGGTGATTTTGGCTATTGGGAAGCCGTACATCTTCTATTCCAGAAAGCTTTGCTTTCAGTTCTCTgactgtggagtctcccttGTATCTCCTCTCTGTTAGGTCTTTATTGATGACC
This genomic interval carries:
- the SASS6 gene encoding spindle assembly abnormal protein 6 homolog; protein product: MRPLPAGGGKMAAERIFDRAVWVRVRGCGCEERRLNIRVNIELLSISNPVHKKDLAVRLTDDTDPFFLYNLVISEEDFQSLKSQQGLLVDFSAFPQKFIDLLQQCIQEQNKDIPRFLLQLVSSAPALDHTPVSLNVVETNPFKHLTHLSLKFLPGTDAEIKKFLASCLKCLKEDKMMLEEKLKKTEEDLTRQLSYTQQSLSEKSRELDKLKSEWTSYTTALSSKHSQELTSEKERALQAQTQYQQQHEQQKKELENLHQKSIQQLQNRLSELEVINKDLTERRYKGDSTVRELKAKLSGIEDECQRAKQEVLSLRRENTTLDAECHEKEKLINQLQTRVAVLEQEIKDKDQLVTRTKEVLDATQEQKVILEESTEEKQRHIEKLETTIKSLSAELLKANEIIKKLQGDLKTLMSKLKLKNTVTIQQEKLLAEKEEKLQKEQKESQEMGQSLQMKEQEVCKLQEQLESTIQKLEESKQLLKTNENVITWLNRQLSEVQMAKKLDTPASAHAAGRAAASPLGMPDRPSFHSSGISHPISPLYAFQNFLEPTHSKNGNSQCPVPKVQLNSQLSKLSQCSDAHTVPAAGHAANKENGDQLGLESKYFKKKDDSIPLRGLSQNTLNSEYLRPYLPAKAQPSPKAAGTLASAYFPGS
- the MFSD14A gene encoding hippocampus abundant transcript 1 protein — translated: MTQAGKKKKRAVNRSIMLAKKIIIKDGGTPQGIGSPSVYHAVIVIFLEFFAWGLLTAPTLVVLHETFPKHTFLMNGLIQGVKGLLSFLSAPLIGALSDVWGRKSFLLLTVFFTCAPIPLMKISPWWYFAVISVSGVFAVTFSVVFAYVADITQEHERSMAYGLVSATFAASLVTSPAIGAYLGRAYGDSLVVVLATAIALLDICFILVAVPESLPEKMRPASWGAPISWEQADPFASLKKVGQDSIVLLICITVFLSYLPEAGQYSSFFLYLRQIMGFSSESVAAFIAVLGILSIIAQTVVLSLLMRSIGNKNTILLGLGFQILQLAWYGFGSEPWMMWAAGAVAAMSSITFPAVSALVSRTADADQQGVVQGMITGIRGLCNGLGPALYGFIFYIFHVELNELPMPESSPGGSVAAQYHLQQNSIIPGPPFLFGACSVLLALLVALFIPEHTNLNLRSSNWKKHCGSHGHPHSPQAPGEAKEPLLQDTNV